A portion of the Anoxybacillus gonensis genome contains these proteins:
- the lysA gene encoding diaminopimelate decarboxylase: MIMHGTMRINDRGHLEIGGVDTIDLARLYGTPLYVYDVALIRERARAFKRMFDKHRVRAQVAYASKAFSTIAIVQLMEQEGLSLDVVSGGELYTALAAGFPVERIHFHGNNKSKEELQMAIEAKIGCVVVDNFYELQLLQQLCCAHEYTMPILLRVTPGIEAHTHDYILTGQEDSKFGFDLHNGQADEALQRALASSHIHVLGIHCHIGSQIFDATGFVLAAKKLFEKLATWRDTYRFTAQVVNLGGGFGIRYTKEDDPLAPEQYVEQIIEEVKRNVASFDLPFPEIWIEPGRSLVGDAGTTIYTIGSRKEVPNVRQYVAVDGGMSDNIRPALYEAKYEAVLANRMHEHCEEVVAIAGKCCESGDMLIWDLPLPKAQPGDYLAVFCTGAYGYAMANNYNRIPRPAVVFVEDGEAELVVKRETYEDLIRLDLPLKTKVKK, from the coding sequence ATAATTATGCACGGAACGATGCGAATAAATGATCGGGGACATTTAGAAATTGGCGGTGTTGATACGATTGACTTAGCTCGCCTATACGGAACCCCGCTTTACGTTTATGATGTTGCTCTCATTCGTGAGCGTGCGCGAGCGTTTAAGCGAATGTTTGATAAACATCGTGTACGTGCGCAAGTGGCGTATGCAAGCAAAGCGTTTTCGACAATTGCTATCGTGCAATTGATGGAACAAGAAGGATTATCTCTCGATGTCGTTTCCGGTGGTGAGCTGTACACCGCATTAGCTGCTGGATTTCCGGTCGAACGCATTCATTTTCACGGCAACAATAAAAGTAAAGAAGAACTGCAAATGGCAATTGAAGCGAAAATCGGTTGTGTTGTCGTCGATAATTTTTATGAGTTACAGCTACTGCAACAGCTTTGCTGTGCGCATGAATATACGATGCCTATTTTATTACGTGTCACACCAGGCATTGAGGCACATACACACGACTATATTTTAACAGGTCAAGAAGATTCGAAATTTGGATTTGATTTGCATAATGGACAAGCGGATGAAGCTTTACAGCGTGCGCTCGCTTCTTCCCATATTCATGTGCTGGGCATTCATTGTCATATCGGTTCGCAAATTTTTGATGCGACAGGTTTTGTTCTTGCAGCGAAAAAGCTATTTGAGAAACTTGCTACATGGCGTGATACGTACCGTTTTACTGCACAAGTGGTCAATCTTGGCGGCGGTTTTGGCATTCGTTACACGAAAGAAGATGATCCGCTTGCACCGGAACAATATGTCGAACAAATTATTGAAGAAGTGAAACGAAATGTCGCATCATTTGATCTACCTTTTCCTGAAATTTGGATCGAACCAGGTCGCTCGCTTGTTGGAGATGCAGGGACAACGATTTATACGATCGGTTCCCGTAAAGAAGTGCCAAACGTTCGTCAATATGTTGCCGTAGATGGTGGAATGAGCGACAATATTCGCCCGGCGCTATATGAGGCAAAATACGAAGCGGTGTTGGCTAACCGCATGCATGAACATTGTGAAGAAGTGGTAGCGATCGCTGGGAAATGTTGTGAGTCAGGAGACATGCTCATCTGGGACTTGCCGCTTCCGAAAGCGCAACCGGGCGATTATTTAGCTGTTTTTTGTACCGGTGCTTACGGTTATGCGATGGCGAATAATTACAATCGCATTCCGCGTCCGGCGGTCGTATTTGTTGAAGACGGTGAAGCAGAGCTTGTCGTGAAACGCGAAACGTATGAAGATTTAATTCGACTCGACTTGCCGCTTAAAACGAAAGTAAAAAAATAA
- a CDS encoding SpoVA/SpoVAEb family sporulation membrane protein, protein METYVYAFVIGGTLALIGQLLLRKWSFIRMMTIFVFIGMALESVGVYRFIQSFAHAGVETTLVHLGASCIQAVKTGDFTNVVFFLSFPIFVAWMTAIVCKPRGRIE, encoded by the coding sequence ATGGAAACGTACGTATATGCATTTGTCATCGGTGGTACATTGGCGCTAATCGGACAGTTGTTGCTAAGGAAGTGGTCGTTTATTCGCATGATGACGATATTTGTATTCATCGGTATGGCGCTCGAATCGGTCGGTGTATATCGTTTTATTCAGTCATTTGCGCATGCAGGAGTAGAAACGACACTTGTTCATCTTGGAGCTTCTTGTATACAAGCGGTAAAAACGGGGGACTTTACAAATGTCGTCTTTTTTCTTTCTTTTCCAATCTTCGTTGCATGGATGACCGCTATTGTTTGTAAACCGAGAGGAAGGATCGAATGA
- a CDS encoding stage V sporulation protein AA has translation MKETIFLKMRHRVQVQPNATVRVGDVAQVVAKKRMDDIVQTPIYTVQKKDRNIVIIDVMHVMKALMAVAPHDDIQSLGPSQTIVEVVYEKKRWGYLYVPIVWLLLFIGSGLAIMNFHEDVSMQQVQQRLYRVITGKEVDKPLWFQIPYSLGLGLGMILFFNHFFKKRINEEPSPLEVEMFQYQQSLDQYVIMHENKEAMRRMDDDS, from the coding sequence ATGAAAGAGACGATTTTTTTGAAAATGCGTCATCGTGTGCAAGTGCAGCCGAATGCAACGGTTCGAGTAGGAGATGTTGCACAAGTCGTCGCAAAAAAACGAATGGACGATATTGTGCAAACCCCGATTTATACCGTGCAAAAAAAAGATCGAAACATTGTTATTATTGATGTCATGCATGTGATGAAAGCATTAATGGCCGTTGCGCCGCATGATGATATTCAGTCGCTCGGACCGTCACAAACGATCGTTGAAGTCGTTTATGAAAAAAAACGATGGGGCTATTTATATGTTCCAATCGTTTGGCTTCTTTTATTTATCGGATCCGGGCTTGCAATTATGAATTTTCACGAAGATGTGAGCATGCAACAAGTACAACAACGGCTGTATCGGGTAATCACAGGAAAAGAAGTAGACAAACCGTTATGGTTTCAAATTCCGTATTCCCTCGGATTAGGTCTCGGGATGATTTTATTTTTCAATCATTTTTTTAAAAAGCGAATTAATGAAGAGCCGAGCCCACTTGAAGTCGAAATGTTTCAATACCAACAGTCGCTCGATCAATATGTCATTATGCATGAAAATAAAGAAGCGATGAGGCGAATGGACGATGATTCGTGA
- a CDS encoding spore germination protein — MKTESYTPISPKLNENEQFFKDAIGVGTSFDLGVRKLNILKTDVHLYYCNGLCDTQYIIELLEMLVQVNDRERQPAKLPDIIENRLVHQQVNPVKSLDEAVDFLLTGLILLFIDGETKAFAVDVRSYPGRSPEEPDTEKVVRGARDGYVENIVVNTALTRRRIRDERLRFEMMQVGERSKTDICIAYIQDVADPGLVELIKKELNEIQIDGLTMADKTIEEFLVKQGYNPYPLVRYTERPDVAATHLLEGHVIIMVDTSPSVIITPTTYFHHVQHAEEYRQSPAVGTFVRWVRFLGIFASLFLLPLWFLFVLDPSLLPEKLAYIGPNEKTNIPIFVQLLIADIGIEFLRMAAIHTPTPLSTAMGLIAAALIGQIAIDVGLFVPEVILYVSVAAIGSFATPSYELSIANKIFRLLFLVVIALFGVPGFMIGVTIFLLFLANIRSLNTPYLWPFIPFDPGAFMQIIVRRSVAGSSIRPSIVHPQNKQKQPT; from the coding sequence ATGAAAACAGAAAGTTACACACCGATTTCTCCGAAGTTGAATGAAAACGAACAGTTTTTCAAAGATGCGATCGGGGTCGGGACGAGCTTCGATTTAGGGGTCCGTAAATTGAACATTTTAAAAACAGATGTTCACTTATATTATTGTAACGGTCTTTGTGATACACAATATATTATTGAACTGCTTGAAATGCTTGTTCAAGTCAATGATCGCGAGCGACAACCAGCGAAGTTGCCAGATATTATCGAAAACCGTCTCGTTCACCAACAAGTGAATCCAGTGAAAAGTTTAGATGAAGCGGTTGATTTTTTGTTAACCGGTTTAATTTTATTGTTTATTGACGGAGAAACGAAAGCGTTCGCTGTCGATGTGCGCAGCTATCCAGGGCGTTCACCCGAAGAACCAGATACCGAGAAAGTGGTGCGAGGGGCGCGAGATGGCTATGTTGAAAATATTGTCGTCAATACGGCGCTCACGCGTAGACGCATTCGAGATGAACGGCTTCGCTTTGAAATGATGCAAGTGGGCGAACGTTCAAAAACAGACATTTGTATTGCATATATTCAAGATGTAGCCGATCCCGGACTTGTCGAACTTATTAAAAAAGAATTAAACGAAATTCAAATTGATGGATTAACGATGGCGGATAAAACAATTGAAGAATTTTTAGTGAAACAAGGATACAATCCGTATCCGCTCGTTCGTTATACAGAGCGACCAGACGTCGCTGCCACACATTTATTAGAAGGGCATGTGATCATTATGGTCGATACGTCACCAAGCGTCATTATTACGCCAACAACGTATTTCCATCACGTTCAACATGCGGAAGAATATCGACAATCTCCAGCGGTAGGAACGTTCGTCCGATGGGTGAGATTTTTAGGCATTTTTGCCTCGCTTTTTTTACTCCCGCTTTGGTTTTTGTTTGTGCTTGACCCATCGTTACTACCGGAAAAATTGGCGTATATCGGGCCAAATGAAAAAACAAATATCCCTATTTTTGTCCAGCTGCTTATTGCTGATATTGGTATTGAGTTTTTACGGATGGCTGCCATCCATACTCCAACACCGTTGTCTACGGCAATGGGTTTAATTGCAGCTGCATTAATTGGGCAAATTGCCATTGACGTTGGGCTGTTTGTACCAGAAGTGATTTTATATGTATCTGTCGCTGCGATCGGTTCTTTTGCGACACCGAGCTATGAATTAAGCATTGCCAATAAAATTTTTCGTCTTTTATTTTTAGTTGTCATTGCATTGTTTGGTGTCCCTGGATTTATGATTGGCGTCACGATCTTTTTACTTTTCCTTGCCAACATTCGTTCATTAAATACCCCATATTTATGGCCGTTTATTCCATTTGATCCTGGGGCGTTTATGCAAATTATCGTGCGGCGGTCTGTAGCTGGTTCATCGATTCGCCCAAGCATCGTACATCCGCAAAATAAACAAAAACAACCGACATAA
- the spoVAD gene encoding stage V sporulation protein AD, which produces MKKVGEQTIIFDTDIYIESVGTVVGPKEREGPLGSSFHRAYDDLYCDEQSWELAERRLMKEAITICLTNGNVQTKDVDLFIAGDLLNQTVTANYVAKEIDVPFLGVFSACSTITEAMLVAATFIDGTFARRVLVATSSHYGAAERQFRFPTTMGVQKGESASWTVTGGAAALLSTIRSPFRIRAATIGRVIDSGITNPLDMGRAMAPAAFATIKQHFADCGLSPTSYDVIVTGDLGKVGSSELKALCHEANMNISERYDDCGVLIYDAEQQAFAGGSGCACCAVVTYSYFLEQMREKKIKTMLVIATGALFNSTMVKQHQTIPAIAHAIAIEAVT; this is translated from the coding sequence ATGAAAAAAGTAGGGGAACAAACCATTATATTCGATACTGACATTTATATCGAATCGGTCGGCACGGTTGTCGGTCCGAAAGAGCGTGAAGGTCCACTCGGGTCGTCATTTCATCGAGCTTATGACGATTTATATTGCGATGAACAAAGTTGGGAGCTCGCAGAACGGCGGTTGATGAAAGAAGCGATTACGATTTGTTTAACAAACGGAAACGTACAAACAAAAGACGTTGACTTATTTATTGCGGGGGATTTGCTTAACCAAACGGTCACTGCGAACTATGTTGCTAAAGAAATAGATGTCCCCTTTTTAGGAGTATTTAGCGCCTGTTCAACGATTACGGAAGCGATGCTCGTTGCCGCTACGTTTATTGACGGAACGTTTGCTCGCCGCGTGTTAGTGGCAACGAGCAGCCACTACGGAGCGGCAGAACGTCAATTTCGCTTTCCGACGACAATGGGTGTCCAGAAGGGAGAAAGTGCATCGTGGACCGTAACTGGCGGAGCGGCCGCATTATTAAGTACGATACGTTCCCCCTTTCGCATTCGCGCAGCAACGATTGGAAGAGTAATCGATAGCGGTATAACGAATCCGCTCGACATGGGACGTGCGATGGCGCCGGCCGCATTTGCCACGATCAAGCAACATTTTGCAGACTGTGGACTTTCACCGACATCGTATGATGTGATCGTTACAGGAGATTTAGGAAAAGTCGGAAGCAGCGAACTCAAGGCATTATGTCATGAGGCGAACATGAACATAAGCGAGCGATATGACGATTGTGGCGTGCTCATTTACGATGCAGAACAGCAAGCGTTTGCGGGCGGGAGCGGGTGCGCGTGTTGTGCCGTTGTCACGTACAGTTATTTTCTTGAACAGATGAGGGAGAAAAAAATAAAAACGATGCTCGTTATTGCGACAGGAGCTTTGTTTAATAGTACGATGGTGAAACAACATCAAACGATTCCAGCGATCGCTCATGCGATTGCCATTGAAGCGGTGACGTAA
- a CDS encoding SpoVA/SpoVAEb family sporulation membrane protein, whose product MGKAFLFGGVIAVIGQALIDMYSVWFHMNEPEAVRWMNGTLIVCAAIWTPTRLYRQFTQFAGAGMIVPMMSLANIWSASALEYRNEGAAEHMLSVGGSIIVTLVAASYVASLFL is encoded by the coding sequence ATGGGAAAAGCATTTTTGTTCGGAGGGGTTATTGCTGTCATTGGACAAGCGCTCATCGATATGTACAGCGTATGGTTTCATATGAATGAGCCAGAAGCCGTTCGGTGGATGAACGGGACGTTGATCGTATGTGCGGCGATATGGACACCTACTCGATTGTATCGCCAGTTCACACAGTTTGCAGGGGCGGGAATGATTGTGCCGATGATGAGTTTAGCAAACATATGGAGCGCAAGCGCGCTCGAATATCGCAATGAAGGAGCGGCAGAACATATGCTTTCTGTTGGCGGGAGCATCATTGTGACGTTAGTGGCGGCATCATATGTTGCGTCATTGTTTTTATAA
- a CDS encoding peptidylprolyl isomerase, translated as MKKKGYILMENGGKVEFELFPNEAPTTVANFEKLANEGFYNGLTFHRVIKRFVSQGGCPIGNGTGDAGYTIPCETDNNPHKHIEGAISMAHRGRDTGSCQFFICHEPQPHLDGVHTVFGQVTAGMDVVKAMKNGDVMKEVKVWDEQ; from the coding sequence ATGAAGAAAAAAGGATATATTTTAATGGAGAATGGCGGAAAGGTGGAATTTGAACTATTCCCGAATGAAGCGCCAACAACAGTCGCAAATTTTGAAAAACTAGCGAATGAAGGATTTTATAACGGGTTGACGTTTCATCGTGTCATTAAGCGATTTGTAAGCCAAGGTGGCTGTCCAATAGGAAATGGAACAGGCGATGCAGGATATACGATTCCGTGTGAAACAGACAACAATCCGCATAAACATATCGAAGGTGCGATATCGATGGCGCATCGAGGTCGTGATACAGGAAGCTGCCAATTTTTTATTTGCCATGAACCACAGCCGCATTTAGATGGTGTGCATACTGTATTCGGTCAAGTCACTGCTGGAATGGACGTTGTAAAGGCGATGAAAAATGGAGATGTCATGAAAGAAGTAAAGGTGTGGGACGAACAATAA
- a CDS encoding D-alanyl-D-alanine carboxypeptidase family protein, with protein MKRFFYVLAITLLFFPIVSVHAEQPKVELATEARSAILIERDTGAVLYEKNAHEPLPPASMTKIMTMLLIMEAIDQGKLKLDERVRASEYAASMGGSQIFLEPGEEMTVDDLLKGVAIGSGNDASVALAERIAGSEEAFVHLMNEKARQLGLKHTAFENTTGLPAKNHYSTAYDMAVMAKELLKYDLITKYTGTYEDYLRENTNKKFWLVNTNRLVKFYPGVDGLKTGYTSEAKYCLTATAKKGNMRVIAVVFGAPTPKARNAQITKMLDYAFSHYETKPLYKKDETIAMLPVSKGKKKAVAAVTSEPISVLLKKGEKSEAVKTTWKLNKKVKAPVKKGDVLGTLIVKKDGAVIAKSPLVAKEQVEEANMWELFKRMFSSFSRTS; from the coding sequence ATGAAGCGATTTTTTTATGTGCTTGCCATCACGTTATTATTTTTCCCGATCGTATCTGTGCATGCGGAACAACCAAAAGTGGAGTTAGCGACAGAGGCGCGATCAGCCATTTTAATTGAACGAGACACAGGGGCTGTTTTGTATGAAAAAAATGCCCATGAGCCGCTTCCGCCAGCAAGCATGACGAAAATTATGACGATGCTTCTTATTATGGAAGCGATTGATCAAGGAAAGCTAAAGTTAGACGAACGGGTGCGAGCAAGTGAATACGCTGCATCGATGGGCGGATCGCAAATTTTTTTAGAACCCGGGGAAGAAATGACTGTTGACGATTTATTAAAAGGTGTCGCCATCGGATCGGGCAATGATGCTTCGGTTGCATTAGCAGAACGAATTGCAGGATCAGAAGAAGCGTTCGTCCATCTGATGAACGAAAAAGCAAGACAGCTTGGGCTCAAGCATACGGCATTTGAAAATACGACAGGTTTGCCAGCAAAAAATCATTATAGCACCGCATATGATATGGCGGTGATGGCCAAAGAGCTATTAAAATACGATTTAATTACAAAATATACAGGCACATATGAAGACTACTTAAGAGAAAATACGAACAAAAAGTTTTGGCTTGTGAATACAAATCGGCTCGTAAAATTTTATCCAGGTGTCGACGGATTAAAAACAGGCTATACGAGCGAAGCAAAATATTGTTTAACTGCAACGGCGAAAAAAGGAAACATGCGCGTCATCGCTGTCGTGTTCGGAGCTCCGACGCCAAAGGCGAGAAACGCACAAATTACAAAAATGTTAGATTACGCGTTTAGCCATTACGAAACGAAACCGCTTTATAAAAAAGACGAAACGATTGCGATGCTTCCTGTCAGCAAAGGAAAGAAAAAGGCGGTTGCGGCTGTAACGTCTGAGCCGATTTCTGTTTTGTTAAAGAAAGGGGAAAAATCAGAAGCGGTAAAAACGACGTGGAAATTAAATAAAAAAGTGAAAGCGCCTGTGAAAAAAGGAGATGTGCTCGGTACGCTCATTGTGAAAAAAGATGGAGCGGTGATCGCGAAAAGTCCTTTAGTGGCGAAAGAGCAAGTGGAAGAAGCAAATATGTGGGAGTTGTTTAAACGAATGTTTAGTTCATTCTCGCGCACATCTTGA
- the spoIIAB gene encoding anti-sigma F factor, whose translation MRNEMHLQFSALSQNESFARVTVAAFVAQLDPTLDELTEIKTVVSEAVTNAIIHGYENDPSGVVYISVIIEGHTVHLTIRDHGKGIENVEEARQPLFTTKPELERSGMGFTIMENFMDEVNIYSKVNEGTTVELIKHLTKSKALCN comes from the coding sequence ATGAGAAATGAAATGCATCTTCAATTTTCCGCCCTCAGCCAAAATGAATCGTTTGCCCGTGTGACAGTTGCTGCGTTTGTTGCGCAACTTGATCCGACGCTCGATGAGCTCACGGAAATTAAAACAGTCGTATCTGAAGCTGTAACCAATGCGATTATTCACGGTTATGAAAATGATCCAAGCGGTGTCGTCTACATTTCTGTCATCATTGAAGGACATACAGTCCATTTAACGATTCGCGATCATGGAAAAGGGATCGAAAACGTGGAAGAAGCGCGACAGCCGTTATTTACGACAAAGCCAGAGCTCGAACGTTCCGGTATGGGATTTACGATTATGGAAAATTTTATGGATGAAGTAAACATTTACTCAAAAGTGAATGAAGGAACGACCGTGGAGTTGATTAAGCATTTAACGAAAAGCAAAGCGCTATGCAATTAA
- the spoIIAA gene encoding anti-sigma F factor antagonist, producing MSLSIQLEVKQHVLLVRLAGELDHHTAEQLRAEMTDVLERERIKAIVLNLNELTFMDSSGLGVILGRYKQIQRMGGEMVVCSVSPSIKRLFDMSGLFKIIRLEVNEQYALQTLGVA from the coding sequence GTGAGTTTATCGATTCAATTAGAAGTGAAACAACATGTATTGCTCGTGCGATTAGCTGGCGAGCTAGATCATCATACCGCAGAACAGTTGCGTGCAGAAATGACGGATGTATTAGAGCGAGAGCGAATAAAAGCGATCGTTTTAAACTTAAATGAGCTAACGTTTATGGATAGTTCAGGATTAGGTGTCATTTTAGGAAGATATAAGCAAATTCAACGCATGGGTGGAGAGATGGTCGTCTGCTCTGTTTCTCCGTCAATTAAGCGTTTGTTTGATATGTCAGGGCTGTTTAAAATTATTCGGTTAGAAGTCAATGAACAGTACGCATTACAAACGTTGGGGGTGGCGTAA
- a CDS encoding stage V sporulation protein AE: protein MKKRKVILVTDGDEHVRRALEWLAKQFGARCISQSQGNPSRLTGKQLVELILQTPHDPVFVMFDDSGIIGEGAGEQALRYVATHEQIDVLGAIAVASDTNNQEWTKVNICIDYDGNFTSYGVDKEGIAEWEFGRVNGDTVYCLDELPIPIVVGIGDIGKMRRRDDIRNGCPITRKAIEYILERSKRDENRKLHTDFSEVE, encoded by the coding sequence ATGAAAAAAAGGAAAGTGATTTTAGTGACCGATGGAGATGAGCATGTGCGACGTGCGCTCGAATGGTTAGCAAAACAATTTGGTGCGCGTTGCATTAGCCAATCGCAAGGCAATCCATCGCGTCTAACAGGGAAACAGCTTGTTGAACTTATTTTGCAAACGCCGCATGATCCTGTTTTTGTCATGTTTGATGATAGCGGAATTATCGGCGAAGGGGCAGGTGAACAAGCGCTTCGTTACGTCGCGACGCATGAGCAAATCGATGTACTTGGAGCGATAGCGGTTGCGTCTGATACGAACAATCAAGAATGGACAAAAGTAAATATTTGCATTGATTATGATGGGAACTTCACATCATACGGTGTCGATAAAGAAGGAATTGCTGAGTGGGAATTCGGTCGAGTAAATGGAGATACGGTATATTGTTTAGATGAATTACCTATCCCAATTGTTGTTGGAATTGGCGATATCGGAAAAATGAGACGTCGTGATGATATTCGCAACGGTTGCCCGATTACGCGCAAAGCGATTGAATATATTCTCGAAAGGAGCAAACGCGATGAAAACAGAAAGTTACACACCGATTTCTCCGAAGTTGAATGA
- the sigF gene encoding RNA polymerase sporulation sigma factor SigF, which yields MDVEVQAVKDHEIKELIRRSQQGDQQARDEIIEKNMRLVWSVVQRFLNRGYEPEDLFQIGCIGLMKSVDKFDLSYDVKFSTYAVPMILGEIQRFIRDDGSVKVSRSLKEIGNKIRKAKDELSKRNGRVPTVNEIAQFLEISPEDVVLAQEAIRSPASIHETVYENDGDPITLLDQIADEQDVWFDKIALKKAMEELDERERLIVYLRYYKDQTQSEVAARLGISQVQVSRLEKKILQQMKARMDE from the coding sequence ATGGATGTCGAGGTACAAGCTGTCAAAGACCATGAAATCAAAGAGTTGATTCGGAGGAGCCAGCAAGGTGATCAGCAGGCGCGCGATGAGATTATCGAAAAAAATATGCGGCTTGTCTGGTCGGTTGTGCAACGGTTTTTAAACCGAGGATATGAGCCAGAAGATTTGTTTCAAATCGGTTGTATTGGTTTAATGAAGTCCGTCGATAAGTTTGATTTATCGTATGACGTCAAATTTTCAACGTATGCAGTACCGATGATTCTTGGAGAAATTCAACGCTTCATTCGCGATGACGGATCCGTGAAAGTGAGCCGTTCATTAAAAGAAATCGGGAATAAAATTCGCAAGGCAAAAGATGAATTATCGAAGCGAAACGGTCGCGTCCCAACGGTAAATGAAATTGCTCAATTTTTGGAAATTTCACCTGAGGACGTTGTACTGGCGCAAGAAGCGATTCGTTCACCTGCATCTATTCATGAAACGGTGTACGAAAACGATGGCGACCCGATTACGTTGCTTGATCAAATTGCAGACGAACAAGATGTTTGGTTTGATAAAATTGCGTTGAAAAAAGCGATGGAAGAATTAGATGAACGCGAACGATTAATCGTGTATTTGCGTTATTATAAAGATCAAACACAATCAGAAGTGGCAGCTAGATTAGGCATCTCTCAAGTGCAAGTGTCTCGTTTAGAAAAAAAAATATTGCAACAAATGAAAGCCCGAATGGATGAATAA
- a CDS encoding stage V sporulation protein AB yields MIRELIVAFVGLAGGLAVGSGFVAFLTVLGVIPRLTQLTKTMKWIATYEWGVVLGAVVSSWVSLRDPLFSFPPMLASVIGLLSGVFVGMLAAALTEVLNVFPILAKRLGIDEQIVVLLMAMVFGKVAGSLFHWIYFVDR; encoded by the coding sequence ATGATTCGTGAGCTGATTGTAGCATTTGTCGGATTGGCGGGAGGATTAGCTGTCGGTTCTGGTTTTGTGGCGTTTTTAACCGTTCTTGGTGTCATTCCGCGATTGACACAGCTTACAAAAACGATGAAATGGATTGCGACGTATGAATGGGGCGTTGTACTCGGTGCGGTCGTAAGCAGTTGGGTGAGCTTGCGCGATCCCCTTTTTTCTTTTCCGCCTATGTTAGCAAGCGTCATCGGATTGCTTAGCGGTGTATTTGTCGGCATGCTTGCTGCGGCCTTAACGGAAGTATTAAACGTATTTCCGATTTTAGCGAAACGACTCGGCATTGATGAACAAATTGTCGTGTTATTAATGGCGATGGTATTTGGCAAAGTAGCAGGCTCTCTTTTTCATTGGATATATTTTGTTGATCGATAG
- a CDS encoding DUF1002 domain-containing protein, with the protein MKKWFTIFILLLFMIPSVSLADAIEGDVIITLGENLTEQQKQQILKEMNAPENAEIITVTNAEEHKYLGDIIPKGQIGTKAISSSKITIGAPGSGLQVETNNINWVTKEMYMNALITAGVKDAVIYITAPFPVSGTAALTGLMKAYELSSNETIPDEVKKVANEEMVKTAQLGESIGNDQAVALLAKIKEEIAKNPPKTDADMRALIERIAQELGITLTEDEINSLLSLFNKMKNVNIDWNQVNEQLAQAKDKLSAFLQTEEGRTFIQRIVDLLREIWNALRGAFGA; encoded by the coding sequence ATGAAGAAGTGGTTTACGATATTTATTTTATTGTTGTTTATGATTCCATCAGTTAGTTTGGCTGATGCGATTGAAGGAGACGTCATTATTACGCTCGGAGAAAATTTAACAGAGCAGCAAAAGCAACAAATATTAAAAGAAATGAACGCACCGGAAAACGCTGAAATCATTACGGTTACAAATGCAGAAGAACATAAATATCTCGGCGACATTATTCCGAAAGGACAAATCGGAACGAAAGCCATTTCGTCATCAAAAATTACGATTGGAGCACCAGGTTCCGGTCTGCAAGTGGAAACAAATAACATTAACTGGGTAACAAAAGAAATGTATATGAATGCGCTCATTACTGCAGGAGTGAAAGATGCAGTCATTTACATTACCGCACCGTTTCCTGTATCCGGAACAGCTGCGTTAACAGGGTTAATGAAAGCGTACGAACTTTCATCGAATGAAACGATCCCTGATGAAGTGAAAAAAGTAGCGAATGAAGAAATGGTGAAAACGGCACAGCTTGGCGAATCCATCGGAAACGATCAAGCAGTCGCGCTGCTCGCAAAAATTAAAGAAGAAATAGCGAAAAATCCGCCAAAAACAGATGCGGATATGCGTGCACTCATTGAACGGATTGCTCAAGAACTTGGCATTACGCTAACAGAAGACGAAATAAACAGCTTGCTTTCTTTGTTTAATAAAATGAAAAACGTGAACATCGACTGGAATCAAGTAAACGAACAGCTTGCTCAAGCGAAAGACAAGCTATCTGCTTTTTTACAAACGGAAGAAGGGCGAACGTTTATTCAACGCATCGTCGATCTTTTGCGTGAAATATGGAACGCCCTTCGCGGAGCGTTTGGAGCGTGA